In a single window of the Elaeis guineensis isolate ETL-2024a chromosome 6, EG11, whole genome shotgun sequence genome:
- the LOC105060025 gene encoding putative disease resistance protein RGA4 isoform X1, with the protein MSLIAEAFVSKLFDGLVALVKDEVARLLGVTDEITRLQETLQTIKAILTDAERKKIQGEAINNWLKKLKDVMYDADDILDECRIEARKSEVAASFGPQPSSYFSVGMPVFKKMRFTHKIDSRIQKLNHRLEDILAEKSKFDFQLSSAGGDDHQSTSQVSRMTSSVPEPDIVGSNIEKDTDKLVELLMKEDTRENILAYAIVGIGGIGKTTFARRIFYDERIKANFPMRLWVCVSKDFEETSLLKEIITQAKQDPRDTSSRAQLEPMVREVVKNKKFLLVLDDLWESEVWNDLLRIPLQSGATGSRVLVTTRKENVALQMKAVSPHHKVELLSAEDGWVLLRKKAVLSGEEREIEDLKDIGKEIVDKCGGLPLAIKTIGGVLSSKSKNKKDWEKVLKTLSCNAWSSWTDFPEEVQPALYLSYEDLPSHLKQCFLYCSLFPEDHKFYRPKLIRYWISEGFIHEEGGLTLEELGEDYYGDLVQRSFLQPVHWCNDDSRCTVHDLLWSLARFLAGDENLHIKDGVELVLNSSSPVKRRRLWGSVPKEKRQTFIDALQGHDSLRTLLLEGSQVEENEFNDLIKKTPRLRVLDLFGCRIEKLPDSLGNLIHLRYLDLSGFFISELPESIGNLVNLQFLILESSLKLRSLPKGIGKLHNLRCLDLWRAELEGIPIEIANLHRLNRLINFVVRNNNSNSGWCTLEELRSLQKLRVLHIMHLERALNEGGVTEVYALRDMLQLEVLELHWQSPDDCGEEEIKRLEEIFEMTLCPPSPSRLESLKIDGFFGLHYPSWIASCTTDSLRRLDLSHCWICPELPPLGKLPNLEYLCIEGADAVKKIGTEFLGQEPDCSRDQGGRIQISFPKLTKLIFKDMDNWEEWEWEVKDDDTLIGFPNLEELTLVSCRKLRSLPSGLVYHATTLTKLVIYFCDNLKEIRGLSSVKELEISYSPNLDCVSDLPSLKTLILEVDETRFLSDWFRGGQPDFPALNELEIEASDQPLCGCLKDGLDWPKIEHIPYVYATSAFGGYISKTPSTFSTNLDDYVEDLNDSVEDEQTHAIRVPLRSAST; encoded by the exons ATGTCGCTTATAGCTGAGGCCTTCGTCTCTAAGCTCTTTGATGGCCTAGTCGCTTTGGTGAAGGATGAGGTGGCCAGGCTCTTAGGTGTGACCGACGAGATCACACGGCTCCAagaaactcttcaaacaataaaaGCCATCCTCACCGATGCCGAGAGGAAAAAGATTCAGGGCGAAGCCATAAATAACTGGCTCAAGAAGCTCAAGGACGTCATGTACGACGCTGATGACATCCTGGACGAATGCCGAATCGAGGCCAGAAAATCTGAAGTCGCAGCCTCTTTTGGACCTCAACCTTCCTCTTATTTTTCTGTTGGGATGCCGGTATTCAAGAAAATGAGGTTTACTCACAAGATTGATAGCAGAATCCAAAAACTCAATCATAGGCTGGAGGACATCTTGGCAgagaaatctaaatttgatttccaGCTCTCTTCCGCCGGCGGCGATGACCACCAATCCACTTCTCAAGTTAGCAGGATGACTTCTTCCGTACCTGAGCCTGATATCGTGGGGTCCAATATCGAGAAGGATACCGACAAACTGGTGGAGTTGCTGATGAAGGAGGACACTCGGGAAAACATTCTTGCATATGCCATCGTAGGAATCGGTGGAATTGGCAAGACCACTTTTGCTCGGAGGATTTTTTATGACGAAAGGATAAAAGCCAACTTCCCGATGAGGCTCTGGGTCTGCGTGTCCAAAGATTTTGAAGAGACCAGTCTACTGAAAGAGATCATCACTCAGGCAAAGCAAGATCCAAGAGACACTTCTAGCAGGGCACAACTCGAGCCTATGGTTCGAGAGGTTGTCAAAAACAAGAAATTCTTGCTTGTCTTGGATGACTTGTGGGAGTCAGAAGTATGGAATGACTTACTCCGAATCCCCTTGCAGAGTGGGGCAACTGGAAGTAGGGTGCTTGTGACCACAAGAAAGGAAAATGTTGCCTTGCAAATGAAGGCTGTATCACCTCATCATAAAGTGGAGCTCTTGTCTGCTGAAGATGGTTGGGTGCTGCTACGCAAGAAGGCGGTTTTGAGCGGGGAGGAGAGAGAGATCGAAGATTTAAAGGATATCGGAAAGGAGATTGTTGACAAATGTGGGGGCCTCCCTCTTGCTATTAAGACCATCGGAGGAGTATTATCATCGAAGAGCAAGAACAAGAAAGACTGGGAGAAAGTGCTTAAAACCCTTTCATGCAATGCTTGGTCTTCTTGGACCGACTTTCCCGAAGAGGTTCAACCCGCACTATACTTGAGTTATGAAGACCTGCCGTCTCATCTTAAACAGTGCTTTTTATATTGCTCGCTGTTCCCTGAGGACCATAAATTCTATCGTCCCAAACTAATTCGTTACTGGATCTCTGAAGGGTTCATCCATGAAGAAGGAGGTCTAACATTGGAAGAGTTAGGTGAAGATTATTATGGGGATCTTGTTCAGAGGAGTTTTTTGCAACCAGTTCATTGGTGTAATGATGATTCTAGATGCACCGTGCATGATCTACTATGGTCTCTTGCTCGATTTTTAGCAGGAGATGAGAACTTGCATATAAAAGATGGGGTTGAATTAGTCCTAAATAGTTCATCTCCAGTGAAGCGACGTCGCTTATGGGGGTCTGTTCCAAAAGAAAAACGCCAAACATTTATTGATGCATTGCAGGGGCACGACTCCTTGAGAACTCTATTGTTGGAAGGATCACAGGTGGAAGAGAATGAGTTCAACGATCTGATTAAGAAGACACCGCGTCTGAGAGTACTGGACCTTTTTGGCTGTCGGATCGAAAAATTGCCAGACTCCCTGGGAAATCTCATACATCTACGCTATTTGGATTTGTCAGGTTTTTTCATAAGCGAGCTACCAGAGAGCATAGGAAACCTCGTAAATCTACAGTTCTTGATCCTCGAGAGTTCCCTCAAACTACGCAGCCTTCCTAAAGGCATCGGAAAGTTGCACAACCTGCGGTGTCTTGACCTTTGGAGAGCAGAACTGGAGGGTATACCTATTGAAATTGCAAACTTGCATCGACTAAACAGACTGATAAATTTTGTGGTCCGGAACAACAATAGCAATAGTGGCTGGTGTACACTGGAAGAATTGAGATCTCTACAAAAGCTTAGAGTGCTCCATATCATGCACCTGGAGAGGGCATTGAATGAGGGTGGGGTTACAGAAGTATATGCACTGAGAGACATGTTGCAGCTTGAAGTCCTAGAATTGCATTGGCAAAGTCCAGATGATTGCGGAGAAGAGGAGATCAAAAGACTTGAGGAGATCTTTGAGATGACGCTCTGCCCACCATCACCGTCGCGCCTAGAATCTCTTAAAATCGATGGTTTCTTTGGACTCCATTACCCGAGTTGGATAGCATCTTGCACTACGGACTCGCTCCGACGGTTGGACCTCTCACACTGTTGGATATGCCCGGAACTTCCACCACTTGGGAAGCTCCCCAACTTGGAATACCTCTGCATAGAAGGTGCCGATGCTGTCAAAAAGATCGGGACCGAATTTTTGGGTCAGGAACCTGATTGTAGCAGAGATCAAGGAGGCAGGATACAAATTTCATTCCCTAAGTTAACAAAATTGATATTCAAAGATATGGACAATTGGGAGGAATGGGAATGGGAGGTGAAGGATGATGACACACTGATAGGCTTTCCAAACTTAGAAGAATTGACACTTGTTTCGTGTCGGAAGTTGAGGTCTCTTCCTTCTGGCCTCGTTTACCATGCCACTACCCTAACAAAGTTGGTGATATATTTCTGTGATAATCTAAAAGAAATCAGGGGCCTTTCCTCTGTCAAAGAATTGGAAATATCTTATAGCCCTAATCTAGATTGTGTTTCCGACCTACCAAGCTTGAAAACATTGATTTTGGAAGTTGATGAGACGCGTTTCCTATCAGATTGGTTTCGTGGAGGACAACCTGACTTCCCCGCACTCAACGAGCTTGAGATCGAGGCCAGTGACCAACCACTCTGCGGATGCCTCAAGGATGGCTTAGATTGGCCCAAGATTGAACATATCCCCTACGTATATGCCACGAGTGCTTTTGGTGGATACATCTCCAAAACACCTTCTACGTTCAGCACCAACTTAGATGATTATGTTGAAGACCTAAATGATTCTGTTGAAGATGAGCAGACGCATGCGATACGAG TCCCTCTGCGTTCAGCATCAACTTAA
- the LOC105060025 gene encoding putative disease resistance protein RGA4 isoform X2 has protein sequence MSLIAEAFVSKLFDGLVALVKDEVARLLGVTDEITRLQETLQTIKAILTDAERKKIQGEAINNWLKKLKDVMYDADDILDECRIEARKSEVAASFGPQPSSYFSVGMPVFKKMRFTHKIDSRIQKLNHRLEDILAEKSKFDFQLSSAGGDDHQSTSQVSRMTSSVPEPDIVGSNIEKDTDKLVELLMKEDTRENILAYAIVGIGGIGKTTFARRIFYDERIKANFPMRLWVCVSKDFEETSLLKEIITQAKQDPRDTSSRAQLEPMVREVVKNKKFLLVLDDLWESEVWNDLLRIPLQSGATGSRVLVTTRKENVALQMKAVSPHHKVELLSAEDGWVLLRKKAVLSGEEREIEDLKDIGKEIVDKCGGLPLAIKTIGGVLSSKSKNKKDWEKVLKTLSCNAWSSWTDFPEEVQPALYLSYEDLPSHLKQCFLYCSLFPEDHKFYRPKLIRYWISEGFIHEEGGLTLEELGEDYYGDLVQRSFLQPVHWCNDDSRCTVHDLLWSLARFLAGDENLHIKDGVELVLNSSSPVKRRRLWGSVPKEKRQTFIDALQGHDSLRTLLLEGSQVEENEFNDLIKKTPRLRVLDLFGCRIEKLPDSLGNLIHLRYLDLSGFFISELPESIGNLVNLQFLILESSLKLRSLPKGIGKLHNLRCLDLWRAELEGIPIEIANLHRLNRLINFVVRNNNSNSGWCTLEELRSLQKLRVLHIMHLERALNEGGVTEVYALRDMLQLEVLELHWQSPDDCGEEEIKRLEEIFEMTLCPPSPSRLESLKIDGFFGLHYPSWIASCTTDSLRRLDLSHCWICPELPPLGKLPNLEYLCIEGADAVKKIGTEFLGQEPDCSRDQGGRIQISFPKLTKLIFKDMDNWEEWEWEVKDDDTLIGFPNLEELTLVSCRKLRSLPSGLVYHATTLTKLVIYFCDNLKEIRGLSSVKELEISYSPNLDCVSDLPSLKTLILEVDETRFLSDWFRGGQPDFPALNELEIEASDQPLCGCLKDGLDWPKIEHIPYVYATSAFGGYISKTPSTFSTNLDDYVEDLNDSVEDEQTHAIRAST, from the exons ATGTCGCTTATAGCTGAGGCCTTCGTCTCTAAGCTCTTTGATGGCCTAGTCGCTTTGGTGAAGGATGAGGTGGCCAGGCTCTTAGGTGTGACCGACGAGATCACACGGCTCCAagaaactcttcaaacaataaaaGCCATCCTCACCGATGCCGAGAGGAAAAAGATTCAGGGCGAAGCCATAAATAACTGGCTCAAGAAGCTCAAGGACGTCATGTACGACGCTGATGACATCCTGGACGAATGCCGAATCGAGGCCAGAAAATCTGAAGTCGCAGCCTCTTTTGGACCTCAACCTTCCTCTTATTTTTCTGTTGGGATGCCGGTATTCAAGAAAATGAGGTTTACTCACAAGATTGATAGCAGAATCCAAAAACTCAATCATAGGCTGGAGGACATCTTGGCAgagaaatctaaatttgatttccaGCTCTCTTCCGCCGGCGGCGATGACCACCAATCCACTTCTCAAGTTAGCAGGATGACTTCTTCCGTACCTGAGCCTGATATCGTGGGGTCCAATATCGAGAAGGATACCGACAAACTGGTGGAGTTGCTGATGAAGGAGGACACTCGGGAAAACATTCTTGCATATGCCATCGTAGGAATCGGTGGAATTGGCAAGACCACTTTTGCTCGGAGGATTTTTTATGACGAAAGGATAAAAGCCAACTTCCCGATGAGGCTCTGGGTCTGCGTGTCCAAAGATTTTGAAGAGACCAGTCTACTGAAAGAGATCATCACTCAGGCAAAGCAAGATCCAAGAGACACTTCTAGCAGGGCACAACTCGAGCCTATGGTTCGAGAGGTTGTCAAAAACAAGAAATTCTTGCTTGTCTTGGATGACTTGTGGGAGTCAGAAGTATGGAATGACTTACTCCGAATCCCCTTGCAGAGTGGGGCAACTGGAAGTAGGGTGCTTGTGACCACAAGAAAGGAAAATGTTGCCTTGCAAATGAAGGCTGTATCACCTCATCATAAAGTGGAGCTCTTGTCTGCTGAAGATGGTTGGGTGCTGCTACGCAAGAAGGCGGTTTTGAGCGGGGAGGAGAGAGAGATCGAAGATTTAAAGGATATCGGAAAGGAGATTGTTGACAAATGTGGGGGCCTCCCTCTTGCTATTAAGACCATCGGAGGAGTATTATCATCGAAGAGCAAGAACAAGAAAGACTGGGAGAAAGTGCTTAAAACCCTTTCATGCAATGCTTGGTCTTCTTGGACCGACTTTCCCGAAGAGGTTCAACCCGCACTATACTTGAGTTATGAAGACCTGCCGTCTCATCTTAAACAGTGCTTTTTATATTGCTCGCTGTTCCCTGAGGACCATAAATTCTATCGTCCCAAACTAATTCGTTACTGGATCTCTGAAGGGTTCATCCATGAAGAAGGAGGTCTAACATTGGAAGAGTTAGGTGAAGATTATTATGGGGATCTTGTTCAGAGGAGTTTTTTGCAACCAGTTCATTGGTGTAATGATGATTCTAGATGCACCGTGCATGATCTACTATGGTCTCTTGCTCGATTTTTAGCAGGAGATGAGAACTTGCATATAAAAGATGGGGTTGAATTAGTCCTAAATAGTTCATCTCCAGTGAAGCGACGTCGCTTATGGGGGTCTGTTCCAAAAGAAAAACGCCAAACATTTATTGATGCATTGCAGGGGCACGACTCCTTGAGAACTCTATTGTTGGAAGGATCACAGGTGGAAGAGAATGAGTTCAACGATCTGATTAAGAAGACACCGCGTCTGAGAGTACTGGACCTTTTTGGCTGTCGGATCGAAAAATTGCCAGACTCCCTGGGAAATCTCATACATCTACGCTATTTGGATTTGTCAGGTTTTTTCATAAGCGAGCTACCAGAGAGCATAGGAAACCTCGTAAATCTACAGTTCTTGATCCTCGAGAGTTCCCTCAAACTACGCAGCCTTCCTAAAGGCATCGGAAAGTTGCACAACCTGCGGTGTCTTGACCTTTGGAGAGCAGAACTGGAGGGTATACCTATTGAAATTGCAAACTTGCATCGACTAAACAGACTGATAAATTTTGTGGTCCGGAACAACAATAGCAATAGTGGCTGGTGTACACTGGAAGAATTGAGATCTCTACAAAAGCTTAGAGTGCTCCATATCATGCACCTGGAGAGGGCATTGAATGAGGGTGGGGTTACAGAAGTATATGCACTGAGAGACATGTTGCAGCTTGAAGTCCTAGAATTGCATTGGCAAAGTCCAGATGATTGCGGAGAAGAGGAGATCAAAAGACTTGAGGAGATCTTTGAGATGACGCTCTGCCCACCATCACCGTCGCGCCTAGAATCTCTTAAAATCGATGGTTTCTTTGGACTCCATTACCCGAGTTGGATAGCATCTTGCACTACGGACTCGCTCCGACGGTTGGACCTCTCACACTGTTGGATATGCCCGGAACTTCCACCACTTGGGAAGCTCCCCAACTTGGAATACCTCTGCATAGAAGGTGCCGATGCTGTCAAAAAGATCGGGACCGAATTTTTGGGTCAGGAACCTGATTGTAGCAGAGATCAAGGAGGCAGGATACAAATTTCATTCCCTAAGTTAACAAAATTGATATTCAAAGATATGGACAATTGGGAGGAATGGGAATGGGAGGTGAAGGATGATGACACACTGATAGGCTTTCCAAACTTAGAAGAATTGACACTTGTTTCGTGTCGGAAGTTGAGGTCTCTTCCTTCTGGCCTCGTTTACCATGCCACTACCCTAACAAAGTTGGTGATATATTTCTGTGATAATCTAAAAGAAATCAGGGGCCTTTCCTCTGTCAAAGAATTGGAAATATCTTATAGCCCTAATCTAGATTGTGTTTCCGACCTACCAAGCTTGAAAACATTGATTTTGGAAGTTGATGAGACGCGTTTCCTATCAGATTGGTTTCGTGGAGGACAACCTGACTTCCCCGCACTCAACGAGCTTGAGATCGAGGCCAGTGACCAACCACTCTGCGGATGCCTCAAGGATGGCTTAGATTGGCCCAAGATTGAACATATCCCCTACGTATATGCCACGAGTGCTTTTGGTGGATACATCTCCAAAACACCTTCTACGTTCAGCACCAACTTAGATGATTATGTTGAAGACCTAAATGATTCTGTTGAAGATGAGCAGACGCATGCGATACGAG CATCAACTTAA